In the genome of Leptospira tipperaryensis, one region contains:
- a CDS encoding acyl-CoA thioesterase → MPRIQLELPNKFVWSVDLDVRIYDINFADHLAHDRVISLLHEARARFFLEHNYNELNVEGLGIIITDIAVVYKAEAFFRDKIRVEITAGDFNPRGCDIFYRMSHADGPANGKVICEAKTGVVFMNYSTRKLGNLPEGFRKIFP, encoded by the coding sequence ATGCCAAGAATTCAACTAGAACTCCCTAATAAATTTGTCTGGTCGGTCGATCTGGACGTTCGAATTTACGACATCAACTTTGCGGATCATCTCGCACACGACAGAGTGATTTCACTTCTTCACGAAGCAAGAGCTCGTTTCTTTTTAGAACACAATTACAACGAGCTCAACGTGGAAGGACTTGGTATCATCATTACGGACATCGCCGTAGTTTATAAAGCGGAAGCTTTTTTTCGAGACAAGATTCGAGTCGAGATCACAGCGGGAGATTTTAATCCAAGAGGATGCGACATCTTTTATAGAATGTCCCACGCGGACGGCCCCGCCAACGGAAAGGTGATTTGCGAAGCGAAGACTGGAGTCGTTTTTATGAATTATTCCACTCGAAAGTTAGGAAATCTTCCCGAAGGTTTTCGTAAGATTTTTCCTTAA